In Candidatus Methanoperedens sp., one genomic interval encodes:
- a CDS encoding GNAT family N-acetyltransferase → MDIEIRKATLSDIKDIKKILSFYCLDTENVEKNLPEFIVAVLDCRIVGCACLDMGEIIELRSIAVLPGFRNKGTGSKLVDSILRRAADSTQAVYLRTTSPSFFQKKGFRKLQEDEKKVIWKECAECDKFNVCKQTLMKINIG, encoded by the coding sequence ATGGACATTGAGATCAGAAAAGCTACACTATCAGATATCAAGGACATAAAAAAGATCCTTTCTTTTTATTGCCTTGATACTGAAAACGTGGAAAAAAATCTGCCTGAATTTATTGTAGCTGTTCTGGATTGCAGGATTGTTGGATGCGCCTGCCTGGATATGGGGGAAATTATAGAACTGCGGTCGATTGCAGTGCTTCCAGGTTTTCGAAATAAGGGCACAGGCTCAAAGCTCGTGGATTCTATCTTAAGGCGTGCAGCCGATTCGACACAGGCAGTCTATCTTCGAACCACATCGCCCTCCTTTTTTCAGAAGAAAGGATTCCGGAAACTCCAGGAAGATGAGAAAAAAGTCATCTGGAAAGAGTGCGCCGAATGCGATAAGTTCAACGTCTGTAAACAAACTCTCATGAAAATCAATATTGGCTGA
- a CDS encoding coenzyme F420-0:L-glutamate ligase, whose translation MKATAFAVEDIPLIKPGADIGRLISEKAEVMQNDIVVVSSTIVSKSENRILSLDKVNATDLAKKIAKKNGNDPRFVQAVLDESSEILLESPFILVRTRSGSICVNSGIDHSNVEGQENILLLPEDPDKSARAIKDSIFKHTGKKVSVIITDTNGRAFRIGQTGAAIGIAGIMPTRDWRGTKDLFGKVLEVKNEGIVDELACFANILMGEGDGGTPIVIVRGLDLYSESYGIKELYRPEKEDVIRKALLRSLSV comes from the coding sequence TTGAAAGCAACTGCATTTGCTGTGGAAGACATACCGCTGATCAAACCGGGCGCAGATATTGGCCGCCTCATCTCCGAAAAAGCTGAAGTGATGCAAAACGATATTGTCGTTGTTTCTTCGACGATAGTGTCAAAATCCGAGAACAGGATTCTTTCCCTGGATAAAGTGAACGCGACGGACCTAGCAAAAAAAATCGCAAAAAAGAACGGCAACGACCCGAGATTCGTTCAGGCTGTGCTTGATGAAAGCAGTGAAATATTACTCGAATCGCCCTTTATTCTTGTCCGCACAAGGAGCGGAAGTATTTGTGTTAATTCAGGCATAGACCACTCAAATGTAGAAGGCCAGGAGAACATCCTTCTGCTTCCGGAAGATCCTGATAAAAGTGCACGAGCAATAAAGGATTCCATATTCAAGCACACTGGAAAGAAGGTCAGTGTAATTATCACGGATACTAACGGGCGTGCTTTCAGGATCGGCCAGACCGGTGCAGCCATCGGGATAGCGGGAATAATGCCGACCCGGGACTGGAGGGGGACAAAGGACCTTTTCGGGAAGGTACTTGAAGTAAAAAACGAAGGCATCGTGGATGAGCTCGCATGCTTTGCAAATATCCTGATGGGAGAGGGGGACGGAGGGACGCCGATCGTGATCGTTCGAGGATTGGATCTTTACAGCGAATCTTATGGTATTAAGGAATTATACAGGCCTGAGAAAGAAGATGTGATACGAAAGGCGCTTCTCAGATCTCTGTCAGTTTGA
- a CDS encoding HD domain-containing protein, whose protein sequence is MKVIRDPVHDYIELDELALSLIDSPEVQRLRRIRQLGFSNLVYPGANHTRFEHSLGVYHLTRQLARQVDEQQQKELLAAALLHDIGHGPFSHATEDIIEKYTRKSHDSVGELLKKGTIADVLKEHGLSPSSIAAHIRGETYPGQILSSEIDVDKMDYLVRDAHYTGVAFGLVDHVRLIHELKFNENRLVLNPGGLQAAESLLVSRFLMHLTVYFHHVSRIAESMCIRAAQYLIENEGLSPLSFQRMDDIMFMMEMKSSKGYAAEIAKRLDERRLFKRALYTGFDSLNADVLKFRKNIKRVEMEIAEGAGISPEYVIVDIPEKPHIIEMKAKVMINGKMESIDKASNLVASLEKAQLDNWRLGVFAPAESREKVSRAAREFFEVKKDRKQFKLTEI, encoded by the coding sequence ATGAAAGTAATACGCGACCCGGTCCACGATTATATTGAACTTGATGAACTTGCACTTTCTCTTATCGACTCGCCTGAGGTCCAGAGGCTCAGGAGGATAAGGCAGCTCGGATTTTCCAATCTAGTTTACCCTGGGGCGAACCATACCAGGTTTGAGCACTCACTCGGAGTATACCATCTCACACGGCAATTGGCCAGGCAGGTAGATGAGCAACAGCAGAAAGAATTGCTAGCAGCGGCGCTGCTTCATGATATCGGGCACGGGCCATTTTCCCATGCGACCGAGGATATCATAGAGAAGTACACAAGAAAAAGCCATGACAGTGTGGGGGAACTTTTAAAAAAAGGCACAATTGCTGATGTGCTGAAAGAGCATGGTTTATCACCATCTTCCATAGCCGCACATATCAGGGGGGAAACCTATCCCGGACAGATCCTGAGCAGTGAGATAGATGTTGATAAAATGGATTATCTTGTACGGGATGCTCACTACACCGGCGTAGCCTTCGGTCTTGTGGACCATGTGAGGTTGATACACGAGTTGAAGTTCAACGAGAATAGACTCGTTCTGAACCCGGGGGGGTTGCAGGCCGCCGAGTCACTGCTCGTATCTCGTTTCCTGATGCATCTTACTGTTTACTTCCATCACGTAAGCAGGATCGCGGAATCCATGTGCATCCGGGCGGCGCAATACCTGATCGAGAATGAAGGTCTCTCGCCGCTATCGTTTCAGAGGATGGATGATATCATGTTCATGATGGAAATGAAGAGTTCCAAGGGTTATGCGGCGGAAATAGCAAAAAGGCTGGATGAGCGGCGCCTGTTCAAACGAGCGCTTTATACCGGTTTTGATTCCTTGAACGCGGATGTATTAAAATTCAGGAAGAACATAAAGAGAGTGGAAATGGAAATAGCAGAAGGCGCAGGCATATCACCAGAGTATGTGATCGTTGACATACCCGAAAAACCCCATATAATTGAAATGAAAGCCAAGGTAATGATAAACGGTAAAATGGAATCCATAGATAAAGCCTCAAACCTGGTCGCATCCCTTGAAAAAGCGCAGCTTGATAACTGGCGCCTGGGGGTTTTTGCACCGGCTGAATCCAGGGAAAAGGTGAGCAGAGCGGCGCGGGAATTCTTTGAAGTGAAAAAGGACAGAAAACAATTCAAACTGACAGAGATCTGA
- a CDS encoding peptidylprolyl isomerase: MSIQKGDFIKVSYTGKTEDRIFDTTEEEVARASGIYNEKGKYGGDVIVVGAGHTVLGLDEDLIGKDVGYKGSITLPPEKAFGHRNPELIETIPITKFKDRPQVGMPVQVDGRAGTIIRVIGRMAQVDFNRFLAGVTVTYDYEIKEKIEDNEGKVHGLLGLYLGRDLSIQINGETATVEIDPDMTYNQRWLMSKRQIASELIANTDIKEVIYLERYNKEVLEPKTKEE; encoded by the coding sequence ATGAGCATTCAAAAAGGAGATTTCATTAAAGTATCATACACAGGAAAAACCGAGGATCGTATTTTCGATACCACGGAAGAAGAGGTTGCCAGAGCCAGCGGAATCTACAACGAGAAAGGAAAATATGGCGGAGATGTAATAGTTGTTGGCGCGGGGCATACGGTTCTTGGGCTTGATGAGGATTTGATAGGCAAGGATGTTGGATACAAAGGAAGCATTACTCTCCCGCCTGAGAAAGCCTTTGGCCACAGGAATCCGGAACTTATCGAGACCATTCCCATTACCAAATTCAAGGATAGACCACAGGTTGGTATGCCCGTGCAGGTAGACGGCCGCGCCGGGACAATAATAAGAGTTATCGGGAGGATGGCACAGGTTGATTTTAACAGGTTCCTGGCAGGGGTCACGGTTACCTACGATTACGAGATAAAAGAAAAAATCGAGGATAATGAAGGCAAAGTGCATGGTCTTCTGGGCCTTTATCTTGGAAGGGATCTTTCCATCCAGATAAATGGCGAAACAGCGACTGTTGAAATCGACCCTGATATGACATATAATCAGAGATGGCTCATGTCCAAAAGGCAGATAGCAAGTGAGCTCATCGCCAATACGGATATCAAGGAAGTAATTTACCTTGAGAGATACAACAAGGAAGTATTGGAACCCAAAACTAAAGAAGAATGA